Genomic segment of Paenibacillus polymyxa:
AAAACAATTCCTCTACAGGTTGATTGGGGGAACCTACATAACATAGTCCTTCCGATGTAGCTGCAATATATAAATTCCAATCCTCATGTGTCAACAATGACCAATAGATCGTTTTATTTATTTGCTGTGCCATGCTGTGTACCTCCATTTTGTGTTGCTTCCAATTTGAGTTGGCGATATTGCAATGGGGTGTAGCCTGAATTCTTTTTAAATAACGTAATAAAGTAAGGTGCATTGCACAGACCTACGTTCTCCCCTACTTCCGCAACAGATATATCTGAGCAAATGAGTAGCTTCTTCGCTTGTTTCAACCTGGTCTGCTGTATATATTCCATTGGCGTTATATGCATGATCCGCTTGAAGGTACGATGTAAATGATACGGACTTCCATGGCTTATTTCAGCTAGGATGTGCAATGTTAAGCCCTTCATATAGTTAGAATTCACGTATTCTGTAACCAGTGCGATCCATTCATGATCAGGCAATCGTTGTCCTGTCGGTTTACATCTTTTGCATGGACGGAAATGCTCGACCAATGCCTGCTCTACTGTTTTAAATATACGGATGTTCTCTCTTTTGGGAGGTCGGGATTTGCAGGAGGGACGACAAAATATTCCCGTTGTCTTCACAGCGTACAAAAATACCCCATCATATGACTTGTCGTTTTCTACAATAGCGCTCCACTCGTCGTCAGTTATGGATAAATCGGATGTACTCATTCAAATCACCTCTCTAATGCAAATGTGGCCTCCCCACATATCCATGGCAGGATTATTCAAAATCCTTCTGTCTAAATTATAGACTAAATAGTGAACATATGTACCCTTCTTGGGATGTAAAGGCAAGATAACGAAAAAAAGATGACTCCCCGCGGAGCCACCTTTGATCTTACTTATCTATCTTATTATTTAGGCTTGAAGCTTGCTCGGTTTGGCGGTGATCGTCAACTCATCTGAAGGAGGCTGATATTCCTTTGACCAGTACTCGGCATTTGAAATACCTGCCTTCTTCGGGTCAAACACCGGGTCTAGCCCTTGCCTCCGCTGCTGTTCGTAATCCTTGAGCACGCGGAAAGCAGGTTTGGCCAGCAGAATCATAGCAATCAGATTCACCCAAAGCATAATGCCGACACCCATATCCCCCAGTGTCCACGCCAGAGCTGATTCCTTGACGACCGTTCCATAAAACGTCGAACCCAGAATAACCAGCTTTAGGACGAACATAGGCCATTTGGCTTTACGGTCGGCAACCAGGTAGGCCATATTTGTTTCTGCGATGTAATAATAAGAGATAATGGTTGTAAACGCGAAAAAGAACAAGATAATTGCCAGCAGACTGGAGCCGAAGCCCGGAAATACCGACTCAATAGCAGCCTGTGTATACTGGGTCCCCTCTTCAACACCGGGAAGATTGTGCACAATAAAATCGCCACCGGGTCCCTTCACGTTATACATACCTGTGAACAGAACCATAAAAGCCGTGGACGTACAGACCAAAAAGGTATCTACATACACGGAAAATGCCTGGACCAGCCCTTGCTTCGCCGGATGAGATACTTCCGCAGCGGCTGCCGGGTGCGCACCAGAGCCTTGTCCGGCTTCGTTGGAATAAATCCCCCGCTTTACACCCCAAGCAATCGCCGTCCCTGCTATACCGCCGAACACAGAATCCACGCCAAAGGCACTACGAAAGATCAGCGAAAATACATCGGGAAGTGCAGTAATGTTCGTCATCATAATGTAGAAAGAGACGAGGATGTAACCGAGTGCCATGAACGGAATGACAACCTGAGCCACATTGGCAATCCTTTTTACACCACCAAAAATGATAAGCGCCAGCAACACGACTACTAAAATCCCCGAAACCTTCATATCTATGCCAAACGAACTGTGAAAAGCTACAGCAATGGAGTTCGATTGAGTTCCCGGCATTAGTAAACACATCGCGACCAACGCAGTAACCGCAAAAATGACGGCAAACCATTTTAAGCCTGTCCCTTTTTCAATATAAAAGGCTGGACCGCCTCGGTACTGACCATCGCGCTTTACCTTATACACCTGAGCCAGTGTGGATTCTACAAAAGCTGTAGCCGACCCGATAAAGGCCATGACCCACATCCAAAATATCGCCCCAGGTCCACCCATACCAACCGCCAAAGCAATCCCAGCAATATTCCCCGTCCCTACACGCCCCGATAGTGCCATCGTAAAGGCCTGAAAGGAGGATACACCTGCCTCGGAACTTTTCCCTTTAAATACTAGGCGGATCATCTCTTTGAAATGCCTGATTTGCAGGAATCGAGTCATGATCGAAAATAATAGTCCCACACCCAAACAGACATATACCACAGGATTGCTCCAAATGACGCCGTTTACTGCCTCTGCCCACTGCTCTAACATTCCTTGTATTTCCCCCTGATCAATCCATTGATTTTCTAGTCTATGTTTTCAGAAAATTTGCATAATTACAAAAAATTATAGATTAGTTTTTACCCCCATACAAGTTAATTTAATTGACATATTGTCAATTACAAGTGGGCTTACCAGCTACATAAAATAACGACAAAAAAGCTCTGATGATCCGAGAATATGGATCATCAGAGCCTTGTCCTTAAGACATTTAGGCAATGCTTTCTTTCTCATTCAGAGCACTAGACAGTTTCAACAGTGGAGCCTGCTCCGTTACCTCTCCTTGAGCAATTGGAAGGACTTCAGTATATTCGGAAGAATTCGTAATGATAACTGGCGTAATCGTAGGATAACCCTCTGCCCTGATTTGCTCAACATCAAACTCAAGCAGTAGGTCCCCAGCTTTCACCTGATCGCCTTCTTTGATATGGGACGTAAAATGTTTACCGTCCAGCTTGACCGTATCTACTCCGACGTGAATCAGAACTTCTGCGCCATGATGCGAAACAACTGCAAGCGCATGTTTTTTCTTGAACGCCACGGTGATGGTTCCATCGAACGGGGCCACGACTCTGCCCGTTGTCGGTTGGATGGCGATCCCTTTGCCCATAGCTTCCGAAGCAAATGCAGGATCGGGAACCTCCGACAAAGCGACCACAGTTCCTTCAATTGGGCTGAGTACCTCTTCATTAGAAACAACAACTGTAGAGGTCGATTCTTTAGCCGAATTGTTAGTAGTTTCCTCTTCTTCAACTGGATCTTCAAAACCTAAAATATAAGTCAAGATGGCTGACACCAGGAATGAAACGGTAATCCCTAAAATCAATCCCGGGAATCCTTGTCCACCAGGGCCGTAAAAGATCGGCAAGGTCAGCAATCCAGGTGCGCCGGAGGCAAATGCTTGCGTTCCCGCTTGACCGATAATGGCACCACCAACGGCGCCGCCGATAATACCTGCAATAAACGGACGTTTCAGTGGCAGCGTAACCCCATAGACGGCTGGCTCCGTGATGCCGAATAAAGCGGTAAGTGTAGCGGAACCCGCCAGCGTTTTCAACTTCTTATTTTTGGTTTTCAGCATAACACCGAACGCAGCGCCGGTTTGAGCAAAGATGGAAGCCGCAGCGGAAGGCTTGATTCCGTCTCTGCCATTAACAGCAATATTATTAATGAATACAGGTACAAGACCCCAGTGAACACCGAAAATAACGAGCAACTGCCAGCAAGCACCAAGGATTGCTCCAGCTAGCAATGGACTAAAGCTAAATGCAGCAACGAGTGCAGTAGCGATCGCGTTGCCCACATACACCCCGACTGGACCAAACACGATCAGGGTTAGAGGAAGCATAATTACAAGTAGAATCAAAGGTGTAATAAAGTTTTTGACGCTCTCGTGGATCACTCGATTGCACCATTTTTCCAGCTTACTCATGACGATGACGGCTAAAATGATCGGAATAACGGTAGATGAATAACTCATCATAACAATAGGAATACCGAAAAAGTCCGTAGGTGTACCTTCCGTTTTTAGCGTGACAATGGTCGGGTAAAGCAACCCTCCGGCAATGGTCAGGGCAACGAAGATATTACCTCCAAATTTCCGTGCCGTTGTAACCGCTAACAAGAGAGGGAGGAAATAAAACAAGCTGTCGGCCGCAGCATACAAAATCATATAGGTAGTGTCTTTCGGTAGCAACCAACCAAGGTTACTCGCAATCAGCAGCAGACCTTTTAGAATACCGGACCCCGCCATAACTCCGAGCAAAGGTGCAAAAATGCTGGAAATTACGTCGATTACGGCACCAAATCCTTTGTTGCCTTTAGCTGAATGATCTTCTTTTCCAGTTTCATTCAAGATATTGGATACATTGCCGATTGCATTATATACCTCTGGTACTTTGTTGCCGACTACAACCTGGAACTGACCACCGCTCTGCTTCACAGTGATAATTCCGTCGGTTTTTTCCAACTTTCCCTTGTCCGCTTTTGCCTCATCTTTTAGCACAAAACGCAGGCGTGTGGCGCAGTGAACGAGCGATACTACATTTTTTTCGCCACCTACCAGGTGTACAATTTCCTTAGCCAGTTTTTCATAACTCATGATGGACACCTCCATGTTCTAAGGGGCTTTTTACATATTTAGGCACACAAAAAACCTAAGCCTTGAAAAATGGTGGGCACTTTAGTCCCGCGATTTTTCATGACTTAGGTTTTGCCTGCATAACCAGTAACAATCCCAGTTAAAACTTATTAAATTCCTGTTACTCTCATAATATAACCAATATACCATATTTGTCAACAAAAACTTTTAATCGTCTATTCTTGATCCTTTTTCGTTGAAAACGTTCGACTTATCTGTTCACCACCCGTTCAATATGCACGGTTAGATACAATTTTTCTTCGTTCGTCAATTCGTGATTGTATTCTTTTTGCACAAAAGCTCCGATTTTCTCTGTACAAGCAGCCGCTTCCTTATGCTTTTCCTTAATCATGTCATACAAATGATCATAGTTATTTTCGTAGTGATTTCCCTTAAATACGCGCTGGGCGAAAAATTTCAGATGCGTAATAAAACGGAAATAGCTCAGAGAGTCCTCGTCGAACTCCACCTTAAAATGATATTTTGCGATATTGATAATTTGCTGGATAAACTTCGTGATACTCATGGTCGTAATGACTTCCTCGTTCATTTCAGCATTCACGATGTGAATCGCAATATAAGCCGCTTCGTCCACAGGCAGTTCAATACCGAGCCTTTGTTTAATTTGTTCCAACGTTTTCAGACCCATCGCGAATTCTTCTTTGTACAGCTGCTTGACTTCCCACAATAACGCGTTTTTGATTTCCAATCCTTCCCGGTATCTTTCAACAGCGAAATTGATATGATCAGTCAGCGAAACATAAATATTTTCGTTCAGCTTTCTATTCAGATTATGCTTGGCGTCATTAATGACTTCCTCCACAATCACAATCAAATCAAGCGGTACCTCACGTAACAGCATTTTAAAGTTATCGGACGTCTGCTTGTTTTTCAGAGCAAATACCTTCTGAATTCTGGTTTCGTCTACTTTGTCTCCAGGCTTTTTCTTAAAAGCAATCCCCCGACCCATCACCACGAGTTCGGTGCCGTCCGTCTGGTAGACGCTGATTACATTGTTGTTAATGACCTTTGCTATGTTCATCTCGATCCCCCGTTCCATATGCCAGCAAGAGCCACACATGCTCCATCCTCTTTATTGTAAACAGAAAAAAACCGAAGCACGCCAAATAAACAAGACTGTAACATCTGCTTATTCGTGGCTTAGGTTTTGCCTGCTACGCAGTAACAATCCTAAAAATGATGGAATTGCGTCAAGTATAGCCCGAAGAGGAACGATTGTCAACGCTTTCAATGAAGAAACGGAGATCGGAAATCCCCGTGGGCCCGGGACGTCCGATCCTATTTACTTGTGGTACGATTATTCGCCCAGATTTTCGCCGTCGGAATGAATTACATTTTTGTACCAGTGGAAGCTTTTCTTTTTAATACGTTTCAACGAACCGTTGCCTTCGTTGTCACGGTCCACATAAATATAACCATAGCGCTTTTTCATCTCTCCTGAGGAAGCGCTGACAATGTCAATAGGTCCCCAACTTGTGTAACCGATAATTTCGACTCCGTCTTGAAGAGCCTCACCCATTTCGGCAATATGCCGCTTGAGATAGTCGATCCGGTAATCGTCGTTAACTTCTCCTTCAGGCGAAACCACATCATTGGCACCAAAACCGTTTTCCACTACGAACAGTGGTTTTTGGTAACGGTCATGCAATTGGTTGGCTGTGATGCGGAAACCTTTGGGATCGATCGTCCAGCCCCATTCGGACTTGTCCAGATATGGATTGGCTACGGAGCCAAATACATTACCACTGGTCATGTTCTTGACGATTTCCGGGTCTGTGCTGGTCGTCCGGCTCGAATAATAGCTGAATCCGATATAGTCAACAGTATGATCTTTCAGAATGGCTGCGTCGCCTGATTCCATCTCAATGTTTAATCCATGGTCCTTGAAGAAGCGCTTCGCATAACCAGGATATTCGCCGCGTGACTGTACATCAATAAAGAAGTAGGACTCGCGGTCTTTTTCCATGCCCTGATATACATCTTCGGGATTACATGTATACGGATAGAAGCTGCCGGCAGCAAGCATACAACCAATCTGGGCATCCGGGATAATCTCGTGACACGCTTTAACAGCCAGCGCACTTGCGACAAGCTGATGATGTGCAGCCTGGTACTGAATTTGTTTAACGTTTTCACCTTCTTGAAAAACAAGCCCGGCACCGAGAAACGGCAAATGGAGAAGCATGTTAATCTCGTTGAATGTCATCCAGTATTTCACTTTATCCTTATAGCGGGTGAATACTGTTTTGGCATAGGTTTCAAACAGGCCTACCAGCTTCCGGCTCCGCCAGCTTCCATATTTCTCGACCAGATCTACCGGCACGTCAAAATGAGCGAGGGTAACGACTGGCTGAATGCCATGTTTATGCAACTCGTCGAACAAATCATCGTAGAATTGCAAACCTGCTTCATTAGGAGTAGC
This window contains:
- a CDS encoding bifunctional transcriptional activator/DNA repair enzyme AdaA, producing the protein MSTSDLSITDDEWSAIVENDKSYDGVFLYAVKTTGIFCRPSCKSRPPKRENIRIFKTVEQALVEHFRPCKRCKPTGQRLPDHEWIALVTEYVNSNYMKGLTLHILAEISHGSPYHLHRTFKRIMHITPMEYIQQTRLKQAKKLLICSDISVAEVGENVGLCNAPYFITLFKKNSGYTPLQYRQLKLEATQNGGTQHGTANK
- a CDS encoding 6-phospho-beta-glucosidase — translated: MSSYIFPKDFLWGGALAANQAEGAYLEDGKGLSLVDLLPTGEKRRSIMKGNVPSLTPLESEFYPSHEAIDFYHHYREDIALFAEMGFKALRVSIAWARIFPTGEDATPNEAGLQFYDDLFDELHKHGIQPVVTLAHFDVPVDLVEKYGSWRSRKLVGLFETYAKTVFTRYKDKVKYWMTFNEINMLLHLPFLGAGLVFQEGENVKQIQYQAAHHQLVASALAVKACHEIIPDAQIGCMLAAGSFYPYTCNPEDVYQGMEKDRESYFFIDVQSRGEYPGYAKRFFKDHGLNIEMESGDAAILKDHTVDYIGFSYYSSRTTSTDPEIVKNMTSGNVFGSVANPYLDKSEWGWTIDPKGFRITANQLHDRYQKPLFVVENGFGANDVVSPEGEVNDDYRIDYLKRHIAEMGEALQDGVEIIGYTSWGPIDIVSASSGEMKKRYGYIYVDRDNEGNGSLKRIKKKSFHWYKNVIHSDGENLGE
- a CDS encoding alanine/glycine:cation symporter family protein, whose protein sequence is MLEQWAEAVNGVIWSNPVVYVCLGVGLLFSIMTRFLQIRHFKEMIRLVFKGKSSEAGVSSFQAFTMALSGRVGTGNIAGIALAVGMGGPGAIFWMWVMAFIGSATAFVESTLAQVYKVKRDGQYRGGPAFYIEKGTGLKWFAVIFAVTALVAMCLLMPGTQSNSIAVAFHSSFGIDMKVSGILVVVLLALIIFGGVKRIANVAQVVIPFMALGYILVSFYIMMTNITALPDVFSLIFRSAFGVDSVFGGIAGTAIAWGVKRGIYSNEAGQGSGAHPAAAAEVSHPAKQGLVQAFSVYVDTFLVCTSTAFMVLFTGMYNVKGPGGDFIVHNLPGVEEGTQYTQAAIESVFPGFGSSLLAIILFFFAFTTIISYYYIAETNMAYLVADRKAKWPMFVLKLVILGSTFYGTVVKESALAWTLGDMGVGIMLWVNLIAMILLAKPAFRVLKDYEQQRRQGLDPVFDPKKAGISNAEYWSKEYQPPSDELTITAKPSKLQA
- a CDS encoding beta-glucoside-specific PTS transporter subunit IIABC, with the protein product MSYEKLAKEIVHLVGGEKNVVSLVHCATRLRFVLKDEAKADKGKLEKTDGIITVKQSGGQFQVVVGNKVPEVYNAIGNVSNILNETGKEDHSAKGNKGFGAVIDVISSIFAPLLGVMAGSGILKGLLLIASNLGWLLPKDTTYMILYAAADSLFYFLPLLLAVTTARKFGGNIFVALTIAGGLLYPTIVTLKTEGTPTDFFGIPIVMMSYSSTVIPIILAVIVMSKLEKWCNRVIHESVKNFITPLILLVIMLPLTLIVFGPVGVYVGNAIATALVAAFSFSPLLAGAILGACWQLLVIFGVHWGLVPVFINNIAVNGRDGIKPSAAASIFAQTGAAFGVMLKTKNKKLKTLAGSATLTALFGITEPAVYGVTLPLKRPFIAGIIGGAVGGAIIGQAGTQAFASGAPGLLTLPIFYGPGGQGFPGLILGITVSFLVSAILTYILGFEDPVEEEETTNNSAKESTSTVVVSNEEVLSPIEGTVVALSEVPDPAFASEAMGKGIAIQPTTGRVVAPFDGTITVAFKKKHALAVVSHHGAEVLIHVGVDTVKLDGKHFTSHIKEGDQVKAGDLLLEFDVEQIRAEGYPTITPVIITNSSEYTEVLPIAQGEVTEQAPLLKLSSALNEKESIA
- the licT gene encoding BglG family transcription antiterminator LicT; translated protein: MNIAKVINNNVISVYQTDGTELVVMGRGIAFKKKPGDKVDETRIQKVFALKNKQTSDNFKMLLREVPLDLIVIVEEVINDAKHNLNRKLNENIYVSLTDHINFAVERYREGLEIKNALLWEVKQLYKEEFAMGLKTLEQIKQRLGIELPVDEAAYIAIHIVNAEMNEEVITTMSITKFIQQIINIAKYHFKVEFDEDSLSYFRFITHLKFFAQRVFKGNHYENNYDHLYDMIKEKHKEAAACTEKIGAFVQKEYNHELTNEEKLYLTVHIERVVNR